Proteins encoded by one window of Cyprinus carpio isolate SPL01 chromosome B6, ASM1834038v1, whole genome shotgun sequence:
- the LOC109056461 gene encoding protein FAM3D-like, whose amino-acid sequence MRFKDHVHVLTTMLIILIWCFSINWSKLQEAAKWLCNVNDDVNDFVTDCDNLGLFKPHFGCCPHKQCPMNYFPFHIHSGVADVVAAKICFNNTIIMGGIKNNAGQGLNIVLANGATGEVLRNKNFNLESRGPEELLVFLMTLKPGNIVLVASHIDPTPKLTDEIRDIFSALGSTLVKSLKPRDGWVFAGAYGINEASPFEKLIQNDVRSNAYEDWPEMGEIIGCFPRISETE is encoded by the exons atgagatttaaag ATCATGTGCATGTTCTCACAACAATGCTGATCATCTTAATATGGTGTTTCTCTATCAACTGGTCAAAACTCCAAGAAGCTGCCAAATGGTTATGTAATGTAAATG ATGATGTTAATGATTTTGTGACGGACTGTGACAATCTAG GTCTATTTAAGCCTCATTTTGGTTGCTGTCCGCATAAACAGTGCCCTATGAACTACTTTCCCTTTCACATTCACAGCGGTGTAGCCGATGTGGTGGCTGCAAAGATCTGCTTTAACAATACAAT CATCATGGGTGGCATTAAGAATAATGCAGGACAAGGGCTGAACATTGTGTTAGCAAACG GTGCAACTGGTGAGGTTTTAAGAAATAAGAACTTTAATCTGGAATCTAGAG GTCCTGAGGAATTACTTGTCTTTCTAATGACACTAAAACCAGGAAATATAGTGCTTGTGGCCTCACACATCGACCCTACACCAAA GCTGACTGATGAGATTAGAGATATATTCAGTGCACTGGGCAGCACATTGGTCAAATCCCTGAAGCCCAGAGATGGCTGGGTATTCGCAGGCGCCTATGGAATAAATGAAGCTAGTCCTTTTGAAAAG TTAATTCAAAATGATGTGAGGAGCAACGCGTATGAAGACTGGCCAGAAATGGGGGAGATCATTGGCTGCTTTCCCAGAATATCTGAGACTGAATAA
- the LOC109056462 gene encoding protein FAM107B-like isoform X4: MGVAHGKKADHNHQNHNSACAQPLIGPDESVSDLGAVIDPDQRWGREDDLDQSKLLPEQTDSGYYEELIRPKKLHNPIKASKSHRELQRELIITHKRLILSIRGAVVEEKPELQRVLEKRNRAQVLKQDRKQEEEKSPLEQELLKRQMRLEKFEREVEEQRERTKCAPEFIRVKESLKRTAITSAVEKEL; this comes from the exons ATGGGAGTGGCCCATGGAAAGAAA GCAGATCATAATCATCAAAATCACAACTCTGCTTGTGCTCAGCCACTCATTGGACCTGATGAATCAG TCTCTGATCTTGGAGCCGTGATAGACCCTGATCAGAGGTGGGGCAGAGAAGATGATTTAGACCAGAGCAAGTTGCTTCCTGAGCAAACAGACAGCGGTTACTATGAAGAGCTCATCAGGCCCAAAAAGCTCCACAATCCCATCAAAGCGTCCAAGAGCCACCGGGAGCTCCAGCGAGAGCTGATTATTACACACAAAAG ACTTATTTTATCTATCAGAGGAGCAGTTGTGGAGGAGAAGCCGGAGTTACAGAGAGTTCTGGAAAAGAGAAACAGAGCTCAAGTTCTGAAACAAGACAGAAAACAGGAGGAGGAGAAATCGCCACTGGAGCAGGAGTTACTGAAGAGACAGATGAGGTTAGAGAAG TTTGAGAGAGAGGTCGAAGAGCAGAGAGAAAGGACAAAGTGTGCGCCTGAGTTCATCAGGGTCAAAGAGAGTCTAAAGAGGACGGCGATCACAAGTGCTGTGGAGAAAGAGCTGTAA
- the LOC109056462 gene encoding protein FAM107B-like isoform X6, with protein MGVAHGKKADHNHQNHNSACAQPLIGPDESVSDLGAVIDPDQRWGREDDLDQSKLLPEQTDSGYYEELIRPKKLHNPIKASKSHRELQRELIITHKRGAVVEEKPELQRVLEKRNRAQVLKQDRKQEEEKSPLEQELLKRQMRLEKFEREVEEQRERTKCAPEFIRVKESLKRTAITSAVEKEL; from the exons ATGGGAGTGGCCCATGGAAAGAAA GCAGATCATAATCATCAAAATCACAACTCTGCTTGTGCTCAGCCACTCATTGGACCTGATGAATCAG TCTCTGATCTTGGAGCCGTGATAGACCCTGATCAGAGGTGGGGCAGAGAAGATGATTTAGACCAGAGCAAGTTGCTTCCTGAGCAAACAGACAGCGGTTACTATGAAGAGCTCATCAGGCCCAAAAAGCTCCACAATCCCATCAAAGCGTCCAAGAGCCACCGGGAGCTCCAGCGAGAGCTGATTATTACACACAAAAG AGGAGCAGTTGTGGAGGAGAAGCCGGAGTTACAGAGAGTTCTGGAAAAGAGAAACAGAGCTCAAGTTCTGAAACAAGACAGAAAACAGGAGGAGGAGAAATCGCCACTGGAGCAGGAGTTACTGAAGAGACAGATGAGGTTAGAGAAG TTTGAGAGAGAGGTCGAAGAGCAGAGAGAAAGGACAAAGTGTGCGCCTGAGTTCATCAGGGTCAAAGAGAGTCTAAAGAGGACGGCGATCACAAGTGCTGTGGAGAAAGAGCTGTAA
- the LOC109056462 gene encoding protein FAM107B-like isoform X3, translated as MTPIHFLSQADHNHQNHNSACAQPLIGPDESVSDLGAVIDPDQRWGREDDLDQSKLLPEQTDSGYYEELIRPKKLHNPIKASKSHRELQRELIITHKRLILSIRGAVVEEKPELQRVLEKRNRAQVLKQDRKQEEEKSPLEQELLKRQMRLEKFEREVEEQRERTKCAPEFIRVKESLKRTAITSAVEKEL; from the exons ATGACTCCTATCCATTTTCTTTCACAGGCAGATCATAATCATCAAAATCACAACTCTGCTTGTGCTCAGCCACTCATTGGACCTGATGAATCAG TCTCTGATCTTGGAGCCGTGATAGACCCTGATCAGAGGTGGGGCAGAGAAGATGATTTAGACCAGAGCAAGTTGCTTCCTGAGCAAACAGACAGCGGTTACTATGAAGAGCTCATCAGGCCCAAAAAGCTCCACAATCCCATCAAAGCGTCCAAGAGCCACCGGGAGCTCCAGCGAGAGCTGATTATTACACACAAAAG ACTTATTTTATCTATCAGAGGAGCAGTTGTGGAGGAGAAGCCGGAGTTACAGAGAGTTCTGGAAAAGAGAAACAGAGCTCAAGTTCTGAAACAAGACAGAAAACAGGAGGAGGAGAAATCGCCACTGGAGCAGGAGTTACTGAAGAGACAGATGAGGTTAGAGAAG TTTGAGAGAGAGGTCGAAGAGCAGAGAGAAAGGACAAAGTGTGCGCCTGAGTTCATCAGGGTCAAAGAGAGTCTAAAGAGGACGGCGATCACAAGTGCTGTGGAGAAAGAGCTGTAA
- the LOC109056462 gene encoding protein FAM107B-like isoform X5 translates to MTPIHFLSQADHNHQNHNSACAQPLIGPDESVSDLGAVIDPDQRWGREDDLDQSKLLPEQTDSGYYEELIRPKKLHNPIKASKSHRELQRELIITHKRGAVVEEKPELQRVLEKRNRAQVLKQDRKQEEEKSPLEQELLKRQMRLEKFEREVEEQRERTKCAPEFIRVKESLKRTAITSAVEKEL, encoded by the exons ATGACTCCTATCCATTTTCTTTCACAGGCAGATCATAATCATCAAAATCACAACTCTGCTTGTGCTCAGCCACTCATTGGACCTGATGAATCAG TCTCTGATCTTGGAGCCGTGATAGACCCTGATCAGAGGTGGGGCAGAGAAGATGATTTAGACCAGAGCAAGTTGCTTCCTGAGCAAACAGACAGCGGTTACTATGAAGAGCTCATCAGGCCCAAAAAGCTCCACAATCCCATCAAAGCGTCCAAGAGCCACCGGGAGCTCCAGCGAGAGCTGATTATTACACACAAAAG AGGAGCAGTTGTGGAGGAGAAGCCGGAGTTACAGAGAGTTCTGGAAAAGAGAAACAGAGCTCAAGTTCTGAAACAAGACAGAAAACAGGAGGAGGAGAAATCGCCACTGGAGCAGGAGTTACTGAAGAGACAGATGAGGTTAGAGAAG TTTGAGAGAGAGGTCGAAGAGCAGAGAGAAAGGACAAAGTGTGCGCCTGAGTTCATCAGGGTCAAAGAGAGTCTAAAGAGGACGGCGATCACAAGTGCTGTGGAGAAAGAGCTGTAA
- the LOC109056462 gene encoding protein FAM107B-like isoform X1 has protein sequence MWVDFDLRDNRRLFSKFSLFLVNCFFNRMLSFTCLPLLNSVSDLGAVIDPDQRWGREDDLDQSKLLPEQTDSGYYEELIRPKKLHNPIKASKSHRELQRELIITHKRLILSIRGAVVEEKPELQRVLEKRNRAQVLKQDRKQEEEKSPLEQELLKRQMRLEKFEREVEEQRERTKCAPEFIRVKESLKRTAITSAVEKEL, from the exons atgtgggtggattttgatttgagagacaacaggagacttttcagcaaattttcattgtttttagtgaactgtttctttaatagAATGCTCTCTTTTACTTGTCTCCCACTCTTAAATTCAGTCTCTGATCTTGGAGCCGTGATAGACCCTGATCAGAGGTGGGGCAGAGAAGATGATTTAGACCAGAGCAAGTTGCTTCCTGAGCAAACAGACAGCGGTTACTATGAAGAGCTCATCAGGCCCAAAAAGCTCCACAATCCCATCAAAGCGTCCAAGAGCCACCGGGAGCTCCAGCGAGAGCTGATTATTACACACAAAAG ACTTATTTTATCTATCAGAGGAGCAGTTGTGGAGGAGAAGCCGGAGTTACAGAGAGTTCTGGAAAAGAGAAACAGAGCTCAAGTTCTGAAACAAGACAGAAAACAGGAGGAGGAGAAATCGCCACTGGAGCAGGAGTTACTGAAGAGACAGATGAGGTTAGAGAAG TTTGAGAGAGAGGTCGAAGAGCAGAGAGAAAGGACAAAGTGTGCGCCTGAGTTCATCAGGGTCAAAGAGAGTCTAAAGAGGACGGCGATCACAAGTGCTGTGGAGAAAGAGCTGTAA
- the LOC109056462 gene encoding protein FAM107B-like isoform X2 has product MWVDFDLRDNRRLFSKFSLFLVNCFFNRMLSFTCLPLLNSVSDLGAVIDPDQRWGREDDLDQSKLLPEQTDSGYYEELIRPKKLHNPIKASKSHRELQRELIITHKRGAVVEEKPELQRVLEKRNRAQVLKQDRKQEEEKSPLEQELLKRQMRLEKFEREVEEQRERTKCAPEFIRVKESLKRTAITSAVEKEL; this is encoded by the exons atgtgggtggattttgatttgagagacaacaggagacttttcagcaaattttcattgtttttagtgaactgtttctttaatagAATGCTCTCTTTTACTTGTCTCCCACTCTTAAATTCAGTCTCTGATCTTGGAGCCGTGATAGACCCTGATCAGAGGTGGGGCAGAGAAGATGATTTAGACCAGAGCAAGTTGCTTCCTGAGCAAACAGACAGCGGTTACTATGAAGAGCTCATCAGGCCCAAAAAGCTCCACAATCCCATCAAAGCGTCCAAGAGCCACCGGGAGCTCCAGCGAGAGCTGATTATTACACACAAAAG AGGAGCAGTTGTGGAGGAGAAGCCGGAGTTACAGAGAGTTCTGGAAAAGAGAAACAGAGCTCAAGTTCTGAAACAAGACAGAAAACAGGAGGAGGAGAAATCGCCACTGGAGCAGGAGTTACTGAAGAGACAGATGAGGTTAGAGAAG TTTGAGAGAGAGGTCGAAGAGCAGAGAGAAAGGACAAAGTGTGCGCCTGAGTTCATCAGGGTCAAAGAGAGTCTAAAGAGGACGGCGATCACAAGTGCTGTGGAGAAAGAGCTGTAA